A single Gambusia affinis linkage group LG20, SWU_Gaff_1.0, whole genome shotgun sequence DNA region contains:
- the dlgap5 gene encoding disks large-associated protein 5 isoform X1 — MDSRFADLRRRDSSVSMLRVKQSRRRSQCQKENRERMVNTRRQLDNLPEADVSSLDVSMVTTNMPTVQKKTQIKATSANTAALDRLKRLQNWKEQKELKKEKEKREKESKGVFKTGLYQPKDTFSFAPLPAVPSAASRPRESKVNVAPPQSSRVTRSMKQSQQEPQRPLATQHQNTRANKVQPARSRAAATKSRAACQSVCLSGCPAASGPGGRALSTRSASRPLVTKAQAEVKDNPKARDGRTTRNRAVVNPLPPSSGEGRNCKAVSTAVQRDDHKEAELTELPVQEQEKAVCPPHPTPGREDRATAVSPAPEEAAPAAGPAAGPAAGPAAPSFAPDGFIFQAPAGLSAFKFEPLTPRSADAFFTPSPSFSSPPAPVFSDEPPAEPGEPSAPEPPGRSPLLSASTSASLHDSKHDVPYFRSAMSNETDRLTELCVRWGSRVEDETIPEEMRDRMRTAVGQARLLIKERFNQFRGLVDDCELSRGEKVTTCTDLQGFWDMVYFQVEDVNRKFNALREAEGRGWLEELKPPPRQRRAVKKTSAVPAKPPGSKAAAKSRLAAVKAAMKARQQAEKAEDTGGAAGRQEPPEGLSQLESPARPPTRRSSRLSVAALPQTVLPQAHPSPRRVTRQSLALTQTPVPAPPAQPVHSAQKHLDCKSQKQNASLCFSPVKEVPSDEPQNQTSPSQRSEQETASEDPSTLSVDNKPCDVISARLSPSSCQTSSAVQPLARSPSDQVPMETQPPSSPTPDASVIEEIPGLDFERYFQPSQRCSMSPGDTVAIEMSSSMGADVEMESPKGEPAHLEPALSAVSSVFSPQSPQVQTAQSALLLFTPDLKDRIRPSTCPSDLMVFTPPNI; from the exons ATGGATTCTCGATTCGCTGACCTTCGGCGGCGAGACTCGAGCGTGTCAATGCTCCGAGTGAAGCAGTCACGCCGGAGATCTCAGTGCCAAAAAGAGAACCGGGAGAGGATGGTGAACACTCGCAGGCAGCTGGACAACCTGCCAGAAGCGGACGTGTCTTCCCTGGACGTCTCCATGGTGACTACCAACATGCCCACTGTTCAGAAGAAGACACAGATCAAGGCCACATCAGCTAACA CCGCAGCACTAGACAGGCTGAAGAGGCTGCAGAACTGGAAAGAGCAGAAGGAGCtgaagaaggaaaaggaaaaaagagagaaggagtCAAAAGGAGTGTTCAAGACTGGCCTCTATCAGCCCAAAGACACGTTCAGTTTTGCTCCGCTGCCTGCCGTCCCGTCTGCTGCATCCAGACCCAGAGAG AGTAAGGTGAACGTAGCTCCACCCCAGAGCAGCAGAGTTACTCGCTCCATGAAACAGTCCCAGCAGGAACCACAGAGG cctCTGGCCACGCAGCATCAGAACACTCGGGCGAACAAAG tCCAGCCGGCCAGGAGCCGAGCTGCTGCCACCAAGAGCAGAGCAG CATGTCAATCTGTGTGTCTGTCAGGCTGTCCTGCTGCGTCAGGGCCAGGCGGCCGAGCGTTATCGACCAGATCGGCCAGCAGGCCTCTGGTTACTAAAGCTCAGGCTGAGGTGAAAGACAATCCTAAGGCCAGAG ATGGAAGAACCACGAGGAACAGAGCAGTTGTCAACCCTCTGCCGCCCTCTTCTGGGGAAGGAAGGAACTGTAAAG CTGTGAGCACCGCAGTCCAGCGTGATGACCACAAG GAGGCTGAGCTCACCGAACTTCCAGTCCAGGAACAAGAGAAAGCAGTTTGTCCTCCACACCCCACGCCTGGCCGTGAGGACAGAGCCACGGCGGTGAGCCCGGCTCCAGAGGAAGCCGCCCCTGCTGCGGGTCCTGCTGCGGGTCCTGCTGCGggtcctgctgctccttcatTTGCCCCAGACGGTTTCATCTTTCAGGCCCCTGCCGGCCTGTCGGCCTTCAAGTTTGAGCCTCTCACCCCCCGATCAGCAGACGCCTTCTTCACTCCGAG TCCCAGTTTCAGTTCCCCACCAGCACCAGTGTTCAGTGATGAACCTCCAGCTGAGCCTGGAGAGCCCAGTGCGCCCGAGCCTCCCGGCCGCTCTCCTCTGCTCAGCGCTTCGACCTCAGCCAGCCTGCATGACTCAAAGCATGACGTGCCCTACTTCAG ATCAGCAATGTCCAACGAGACGGACAGACTGACGGAGCTTTGTGTCCGCTGGGGGTCCAGAGTGGAGGACGAGACCATCCCAGAAGAGA TGAGAGACCGAATGCGCACAGCAGTGGGCCAGGCCAGGCTGCTGATAAAGGAGCGCTTCAACCAGTTCAGAGGCCTGGTGGACGACTGCGAGCTGAGCCGCGGGGAGAAGGTCACCACCTGCACCGACCTGCAGGGCTTCTGGGACATGGTGTACTTCCAG GTGGAAGACGTCAACAGGAAGTTCAATGCCCTGAGAGAAGCGGAGGGCCGCGGCTGGTTGGAGGAGCTGAAGCCGCCCCCACGACAGAGGAGAGCGGTGAAG AAAACGTCGGCCGTTCCCGCCAAGCCGCCAGGAAGCAAAGCTGCAGCTAAGTCTCGCCTGGCGGCGGTGAAAGCTGCCATGAAAGCCCGGCAGCAGGCAGAGAAGGCAGAGGACACAGGGGGCGCTGCTGGCAGGCAGGAGCCACCGGAAGGTCTCTCCCAGCTGGAGAGCCCAGCCAGGCCTCCAA ccCGGCGATCCAGCCGCCTGAGCGTGGCGGCGTTGCCCCAGACGGTGTTGCCCCAGGCTCACCCCTCACCCAGGAGAGTCACCCGCCAGTCCCTTGCATTGACCCAGACCCCCGTTCCTGCTCCCCCCGCTCAGCCTGTCCACTCTGCACAGAAACACCTGGACTGCAAATCCCAGAAGCAGAACGCTTCTCTCTGCTTCTCCCCTGTGAAGGAAGTTCCTTCAGACGAGCCCCAGAACCAGACGAGCCCCAGCCAGCGCTCTGAGCAGGAAACGGCGTCCGAAGACCCGTCAACTCTTTCTGTGGACAACAAAccctgtgatgtcatcagcgCCAGACTCTCCCCATCTTCATGTCAAACTTCTTCTGCAGTCCAACCACTGGCCCGTTCCCCATCCGATCAGGTTCCCATGGAGACCCAGCCGCCCAGCTCTCCCACTCCAGACGCTTCAGTTATTGAG GAAATTCCCGGTTTGGACTTTGAACGTTATTTCCAGCCGTCGCAAAGATGCAGTATGTCACCGGGGGACACTGTTGCCATAGAGATGTCGTCTTCTATGGGAGCGGATGTAGAAATGGAGAGTCCTAAAGGAGAACCTGCTCATCTAGAGCCGG CACTCTCAGCGGTGTCTTCAGTGTTCAGTCCTCAATCACCtcag GTGCAGACTGCGCAGTCGGCCCTGCTGCTCTTCACCCCGGACCTGAAGGACCGGATACGCCCGTCCACCTGTCCAAGTGACCTCATGGTCTTCACCCCTCCAAACATATAA
- the dlgap5 gene encoding disks large-associated protein 5 isoform X4, with translation MDSRFADLRRRDSSVSMLRVKQSRRRSQCQKENRERMVNTRRQLDNLPEADVSSLDVSMVTTNMPTVQKKTQIKATSANTAALDRLKRLQNWKEQKELKKEKEKREKESKGVFKTGLYQPKDTFSFAPLPAVPSAASRPRESKVNVAPPQSSRVTRSMKQSQQEPQRPLATQHQNTRANKVQPARSRAAATKSRAACQSVCLSGCPAASGPGGRALSTRSASRPLVTKAQAEVKDNPKARDGRTTRNRAVVNPLPPSSGEGRNCKAVSTAVQRDDHKEAELTELPVQEQEKAVCPPHPTPGREDRATAVSPAPEEAAPAAGPAAGPAAGPAAPSFAPDGFIFQAPAGLSAFKFEPLTPRSADAFFTPSPSFSSPPAPVFSDEPPAEPGEPSAPEPPGRSPLLSASTSASLHDSKHDVPYFRSAMSNETDRLTELCVRWGSRVEDETIPEEMRDRMRTAVGQARLLIKERFNQFRGLVDDCELSRGEKVTTCTDLQGFWDMVYFQVEDVNRKFNALREAEGRGWLEELKPPPRQRRAVKKTSAVPAKPPGSKAAAKSRLAAVKAAMKARQQAEKAEDTGGAAGRQEPPEGLSQLESPARPPTRRSSRLSVAALPQTVLPQAHPSPRRVTRQSLALTQTPVPAPPAQPVHSAQKHLDCKSQKQNASLCFSPVKEVPSDEPQNQTSPSQRSEQETASEDPSTLSVDNKPCDVISARLSPSSCQTSSAVQPLARSPSDQVPMETQPPSSPTPDASVIEEIPGLDFERYFQPSQRCSMSPGDTVAIEMSSSMGADVEMESPKGEPAHLEPGADCAVGPAALHPGPEGPDTPVHLSK, from the exons ATGGATTCTCGATTCGCTGACCTTCGGCGGCGAGACTCGAGCGTGTCAATGCTCCGAGTGAAGCAGTCACGCCGGAGATCTCAGTGCCAAAAAGAGAACCGGGAGAGGATGGTGAACACTCGCAGGCAGCTGGACAACCTGCCAGAAGCGGACGTGTCTTCCCTGGACGTCTCCATGGTGACTACCAACATGCCCACTGTTCAGAAGAAGACACAGATCAAGGCCACATCAGCTAACA CCGCAGCACTAGACAGGCTGAAGAGGCTGCAGAACTGGAAAGAGCAGAAGGAGCtgaagaaggaaaaggaaaaaagagagaaggagtCAAAAGGAGTGTTCAAGACTGGCCTCTATCAGCCCAAAGACACGTTCAGTTTTGCTCCGCTGCCTGCCGTCCCGTCTGCTGCATCCAGACCCAGAGAG AGTAAGGTGAACGTAGCTCCACCCCAGAGCAGCAGAGTTACTCGCTCCATGAAACAGTCCCAGCAGGAACCACAGAGG cctCTGGCCACGCAGCATCAGAACACTCGGGCGAACAAAG tCCAGCCGGCCAGGAGCCGAGCTGCTGCCACCAAGAGCAGAGCAG CATGTCAATCTGTGTGTCTGTCAGGCTGTCCTGCTGCGTCAGGGCCAGGCGGCCGAGCGTTATCGACCAGATCGGCCAGCAGGCCTCTGGTTACTAAAGCTCAGGCTGAGGTGAAAGACAATCCTAAGGCCAGAG ATGGAAGAACCACGAGGAACAGAGCAGTTGTCAACCCTCTGCCGCCCTCTTCTGGGGAAGGAAGGAACTGTAAAG CTGTGAGCACCGCAGTCCAGCGTGATGACCACAAG GAGGCTGAGCTCACCGAACTTCCAGTCCAGGAACAAGAGAAAGCAGTTTGTCCTCCACACCCCACGCCTGGCCGTGAGGACAGAGCCACGGCGGTGAGCCCGGCTCCAGAGGAAGCCGCCCCTGCTGCGGGTCCTGCTGCGGGTCCTGCTGCGggtcctgctgctccttcatTTGCCCCAGACGGTTTCATCTTTCAGGCCCCTGCCGGCCTGTCGGCCTTCAAGTTTGAGCCTCTCACCCCCCGATCAGCAGACGCCTTCTTCACTCCGAG TCCCAGTTTCAGTTCCCCACCAGCACCAGTGTTCAGTGATGAACCTCCAGCTGAGCCTGGAGAGCCCAGTGCGCCCGAGCCTCCCGGCCGCTCTCCTCTGCTCAGCGCTTCGACCTCAGCCAGCCTGCATGACTCAAAGCATGACGTGCCCTACTTCAG ATCAGCAATGTCCAACGAGACGGACAGACTGACGGAGCTTTGTGTCCGCTGGGGGTCCAGAGTGGAGGACGAGACCATCCCAGAAGAGA TGAGAGACCGAATGCGCACAGCAGTGGGCCAGGCCAGGCTGCTGATAAAGGAGCGCTTCAACCAGTTCAGAGGCCTGGTGGACGACTGCGAGCTGAGCCGCGGGGAGAAGGTCACCACCTGCACCGACCTGCAGGGCTTCTGGGACATGGTGTACTTCCAG GTGGAAGACGTCAACAGGAAGTTCAATGCCCTGAGAGAAGCGGAGGGCCGCGGCTGGTTGGAGGAGCTGAAGCCGCCCCCACGACAGAGGAGAGCGGTGAAG AAAACGTCGGCCGTTCCCGCCAAGCCGCCAGGAAGCAAAGCTGCAGCTAAGTCTCGCCTGGCGGCGGTGAAAGCTGCCATGAAAGCCCGGCAGCAGGCAGAGAAGGCAGAGGACACAGGGGGCGCTGCTGGCAGGCAGGAGCCACCGGAAGGTCTCTCCCAGCTGGAGAGCCCAGCCAGGCCTCCAA ccCGGCGATCCAGCCGCCTGAGCGTGGCGGCGTTGCCCCAGACGGTGTTGCCCCAGGCTCACCCCTCACCCAGGAGAGTCACCCGCCAGTCCCTTGCATTGACCCAGACCCCCGTTCCTGCTCCCCCCGCTCAGCCTGTCCACTCTGCACAGAAACACCTGGACTGCAAATCCCAGAAGCAGAACGCTTCTCTCTGCTTCTCCCCTGTGAAGGAAGTTCCTTCAGACGAGCCCCAGAACCAGACGAGCCCCAGCCAGCGCTCTGAGCAGGAAACGGCGTCCGAAGACCCGTCAACTCTTTCTGTGGACAACAAAccctgtgatgtcatcagcgCCAGACTCTCCCCATCTTCATGTCAAACTTCTTCTGCAGTCCAACCACTGGCCCGTTCCCCATCCGATCAGGTTCCCATGGAGACCCAGCCGCCCAGCTCTCCCACTCCAGACGCTTCAGTTATTGAG GAAATTCCCGGTTTGGACTTTGAACGTTATTTCCAGCCGTCGCAAAGATGCAGTATGTCACCGGGGGACACTGTTGCCATAGAGATGTCGTCTTCTATGGGAGCGGATGTAGAAATGGAGAGTCCTAAAGGAGAACCTGCTCATCTAGAGCCGG GTGCAGACTGCGCAGTCGGCCCTGCTGCTCTTCACCCCGGACCTGAAGGACCGGATACGCCCGTCCACCTGTCCAAGTGA
- the dlgap5 gene encoding disks large-associated protein 5 isoform X2 → MDSRFADLRRRDSSVSMLRVKQSRRRSQCQKENRERMVNTRRQLDNLPEADVSSLDVSMVTTNMPTVQKKTQIKATSANTAALDRLKRLQNWKEQKELKKEKEKREKESKGVFKTGLYQPKDTFSFAPLPAVPSAASRPRESKVNVAPPQSSRVTRSMKQSQQEPQRPLATQHQNTRANKVQPARSRAAATKSRAGCPAASGPGGRALSTRSASRPLVTKAQAEVKDNPKARDGRTTRNRAVVNPLPPSSGEGRNCKAVSTAVQRDDHKEAELTELPVQEQEKAVCPPHPTPGREDRATAVSPAPEEAAPAAGPAAGPAAGPAAPSFAPDGFIFQAPAGLSAFKFEPLTPRSADAFFTPSPSFSSPPAPVFSDEPPAEPGEPSAPEPPGRSPLLSASTSASLHDSKHDVPYFRSAMSNETDRLTELCVRWGSRVEDETIPEEMRDRMRTAVGQARLLIKERFNQFRGLVDDCELSRGEKVTTCTDLQGFWDMVYFQVEDVNRKFNALREAEGRGWLEELKPPPRQRRAVKKTSAVPAKPPGSKAAAKSRLAAVKAAMKARQQAEKAEDTGGAAGRQEPPEGLSQLESPARPPTRRSSRLSVAALPQTVLPQAHPSPRRVTRQSLALTQTPVPAPPAQPVHSAQKHLDCKSQKQNASLCFSPVKEVPSDEPQNQTSPSQRSEQETASEDPSTLSVDNKPCDVISARLSPSSCQTSSAVQPLARSPSDQVPMETQPPSSPTPDASVIEEIPGLDFERYFQPSQRCSMSPGDTVAIEMSSSMGADVEMESPKGEPAHLEPALSAVSSVFSPQSPQVQTAQSALLLFTPDLKDRIRPSTCPSDLMVFTPPNI, encoded by the exons ATGGATTCTCGATTCGCTGACCTTCGGCGGCGAGACTCGAGCGTGTCAATGCTCCGAGTGAAGCAGTCACGCCGGAGATCTCAGTGCCAAAAAGAGAACCGGGAGAGGATGGTGAACACTCGCAGGCAGCTGGACAACCTGCCAGAAGCGGACGTGTCTTCCCTGGACGTCTCCATGGTGACTACCAACATGCCCACTGTTCAGAAGAAGACACAGATCAAGGCCACATCAGCTAACA CCGCAGCACTAGACAGGCTGAAGAGGCTGCAGAACTGGAAAGAGCAGAAGGAGCtgaagaaggaaaaggaaaaaagagagaaggagtCAAAAGGAGTGTTCAAGACTGGCCTCTATCAGCCCAAAGACACGTTCAGTTTTGCTCCGCTGCCTGCCGTCCCGTCTGCTGCATCCAGACCCAGAGAG AGTAAGGTGAACGTAGCTCCACCCCAGAGCAGCAGAGTTACTCGCTCCATGAAACAGTCCCAGCAGGAACCACAGAGG cctCTGGCCACGCAGCATCAGAACACTCGGGCGAACAAAG tCCAGCCGGCCAGGAGCCGAGCTGCTGCCACCAAGAGCAGAGCAG GCTGTCCTGCTGCGTCAGGGCCAGGCGGCCGAGCGTTATCGACCAGATCGGCCAGCAGGCCTCTGGTTACTAAAGCTCAGGCTGAGGTGAAAGACAATCCTAAGGCCAGAG ATGGAAGAACCACGAGGAACAGAGCAGTTGTCAACCCTCTGCCGCCCTCTTCTGGGGAAGGAAGGAACTGTAAAG CTGTGAGCACCGCAGTCCAGCGTGATGACCACAAG GAGGCTGAGCTCACCGAACTTCCAGTCCAGGAACAAGAGAAAGCAGTTTGTCCTCCACACCCCACGCCTGGCCGTGAGGACAGAGCCACGGCGGTGAGCCCGGCTCCAGAGGAAGCCGCCCCTGCTGCGGGTCCTGCTGCGGGTCCTGCTGCGggtcctgctgctccttcatTTGCCCCAGACGGTTTCATCTTTCAGGCCCCTGCCGGCCTGTCGGCCTTCAAGTTTGAGCCTCTCACCCCCCGATCAGCAGACGCCTTCTTCACTCCGAG TCCCAGTTTCAGTTCCCCACCAGCACCAGTGTTCAGTGATGAACCTCCAGCTGAGCCTGGAGAGCCCAGTGCGCCCGAGCCTCCCGGCCGCTCTCCTCTGCTCAGCGCTTCGACCTCAGCCAGCCTGCATGACTCAAAGCATGACGTGCCCTACTTCAG ATCAGCAATGTCCAACGAGACGGACAGACTGACGGAGCTTTGTGTCCGCTGGGGGTCCAGAGTGGAGGACGAGACCATCCCAGAAGAGA TGAGAGACCGAATGCGCACAGCAGTGGGCCAGGCCAGGCTGCTGATAAAGGAGCGCTTCAACCAGTTCAGAGGCCTGGTGGACGACTGCGAGCTGAGCCGCGGGGAGAAGGTCACCACCTGCACCGACCTGCAGGGCTTCTGGGACATGGTGTACTTCCAG GTGGAAGACGTCAACAGGAAGTTCAATGCCCTGAGAGAAGCGGAGGGCCGCGGCTGGTTGGAGGAGCTGAAGCCGCCCCCACGACAGAGGAGAGCGGTGAAG AAAACGTCGGCCGTTCCCGCCAAGCCGCCAGGAAGCAAAGCTGCAGCTAAGTCTCGCCTGGCGGCGGTGAAAGCTGCCATGAAAGCCCGGCAGCAGGCAGAGAAGGCAGAGGACACAGGGGGCGCTGCTGGCAGGCAGGAGCCACCGGAAGGTCTCTCCCAGCTGGAGAGCCCAGCCAGGCCTCCAA ccCGGCGATCCAGCCGCCTGAGCGTGGCGGCGTTGCCCCAGACGGTGTTGCCCCAGGCTCACCCCTCACCCAGGAGAGTCACCCGCCAGTCCCTTGCATTGACCCAGACCCCCGTTCCTGCTCCCCCCGCTCAGCCTGTCCACTCTGCACAGAAACACCTGGACTGCAAATCCCAGAAGCAGAACGCTTCTCTCTGCTTCTCCCCTGTGAAGGAAGTTCCTTCAGACGAGCCCCAGAACCAGACGAGCCCCAGCCAGCGCTCTGAGCAGGAAACGGCGTCCGAAGACCCGTCAACTCTTTCTGTGGACAACAAAccctgtgatgtcatcagcgCCAGACTCTCCCCATCTTCATGTCAAACTTCTTCTGCAGTCCAACCACTGGCCCGTTCCCCATCCGATCAGGTTCCCATGGAGACCCAGCCGCCCAGCTCTCCCACTCCAGACGCTTCAGTTATTGAG GAAATTCCCGGTTTGGACTTTGAACGTTATTTCCAGCCGTCGCAAAGATGCAGTATGTCACCGGGGGACACTGTTGCCATAGAGATGTCGTCTTCTATGGGAGCGGATGTAGAAATGGAGAGTCCTAAAGGAGAACCTGCTCATCTAGAGCCGG CACTCTCAGCGGTGTCTTCAGTGTTCAGTCCTCAATCACCtcag GTGCAGACTGCGCAGTCGGCCCTGCTGCTCTTCACCCCGGACCTGAAGGACCGGATACGCCCGTCCACCTGTCCAAGTGACCTCATGGTCTTCACCCCTCCAAACATATAA
- the dlgap5 gene encoding disks large-associated protein 5 isoform X5: MDSRFADLRRRDSSVSMLRVKQSRRRSQCQKENRERMVNTRRQLDNLPEADVSSLDVSMVTTNMPTVQKKTQIKATSANTAALDRLKRLQNWKEQKELKKEKEKREKESKGVFKTGLYQPKDTFSFAPLPAVPSAASRPRESKVNVAPPQSSRVTRSMKQSQQEPQRPLATQHQNTRANKVQPARSRAAATKSRAGCPAASGPGGRALSTRSASRPLVTKAQAEVKDNPKARDGRTTRNRAVVNPLPPSSGEGRNCKAVSTAVQRDDHKEAELTELPVQEQEKAVCPPHPTPGREDRATAVSPAPEEAAPAAGPAAGPAAGPAAPSFAPDGFIFQAPAGLSAFKFEPLTPRSADAFFTPSPSFSSPPAPVFSDEPPAEPGEPSAPEPPGRSPLLSASTSASLHDSKHDVPYFRSAMSNETDRLTELCVRWGSRVEDETIPEEMRDRMRTAVGQARLLIKERFNQFRGLVDDCELSRGEKVTTCTDLQGFWDMVYFQVEDVNRKFNALREAEGRGWLEELKPPPRQRRAVKKTSAVPAKPPGSKAAAKSRLAAVKAAMKARQQAEKAEDTGGAAGRQEPPEGLSQLESPARPPTRRSSRLSVAALPQTVLPQAHPSPRRVTRQSLALTQTPVPAPPAQPVHSAQKHLDCKSQKQNASLCFSPVKEVPSDEPQNQTSPSQRSEQETASEDPSTLSVDNKPCDVISARLSPSSCQTSSAVQPLARSPSDQVPMETQPPSSPTPDASVIEEIPGLDFERYFQPSQRCSMSPGDTVAIEMSSSMGADVEMESPKGEPAHLEPGADCAVGPAALHPGPEGPDTPVHLSK; the protein is encoded by the exons ATGGATTCTCGATTCGCTGACCTTCGGCGGCGAGACTCGAGCGTGTCAATGCTCCGAGTGAAGCAGTCACGCCGGAGATCTCAGTGCCAAAAAGAGAACCGGGAGAGGATGGTGAACACTCGCAGGCAGCTGGACAACCTGCCAGAAGCGGACGTGTCTTCCCTGGACGTCTCCATGGTGACTACCAACATGCCCACTGTTCAGAAGAAGACACAGATCAAGGCCACATCAGCTAACA CCGCAGCACTAGACAGGCTGAAGAGGCTGCAGAACTGGAAAGAGCAGAAGGAGCtgaagaaggaaaaggaaaaaagagagaaggagtCAAAAGGAGTGTTCAAGACTGGCCTCTATCAGCCCAAAGACACGTTCAGTTTTGCTCCGCTGCCTGCCGTCCCGTCTGCTGCATCCAGACCCAGAGAG AGTAAGGTGAACGTAGCTCCACCCCAGAGCAGCAGAGTTACTCGCTCCATGAAACAGTCCCAGCAGGAACCACAGAGG cctCTGGCCACGCAGCATCAGAACACTCGGGCGAACAAAG tCCAGCCGGCCAGGAGCCGAGCTGCTGCCACCAAGAGCAGAGCAG GCTGTCCTGCTGCGTCAGGGCCAGGCGGCCGAGCGTTATCGACCAGATCGGCCAGCAGGCCTCTGGTTACTAAAGCTCAGGCTGAGGTGAAAGACAATCCTAAGGCCAGAG ATGGAAGAACCACGAGGAACAGAGCAGTTGTCAACCCTCTGCCGCCCTCTTCTGGGGAAGGAAGGAACTGTAAAG CTGTGAGCACCGCAGTCCAGCGTGATGACCACAAG GAGGCTGAGCTCACCGAACTTCCAGTCCAGGAACAAGAGAAAGCAGTTTGTCCTCCACACCCCACGCCTGGCCGTGAGGACAGAGCCACGGCGGTGAGCCCGGCTCCAGAGGAAGCCGCCCCTGCTGCGGGTCCTGCTGCGGGTCCTGCTGCGggtcctgctgctccttcatTTGCCCCAGACGGTTTCATCTTTCAGGCCCCTGCCGGCCTGTCGGCCTTCAAGTTTGAGCCTCTCACCCCCCGATCAGCAGACGCCTTCTTCACTCCGAG TCCCAGTTTCAGTTCCCCACCAGCACCAGTGTTCAGTGATGAACCTCCAGCTGAGCCTGGAGAGCCCAGTGCGCCCGAGCCTCCCGGCCGCTCTCCTCTGCTCAGCGCTTCGACCTCAGCCAGCCTGCATGACTCAAAGCATGACGTGCCCTACTTCAG ATCAGCAATGTCCAACGAGACGGACAGACTGACGGAGCTTTGTGTCCGCTGGGGGTCCAGAGTGGAGGACGAGACCATCCCAGAAGAGA TGAGAGACCGAATGCGCACAGCAGTGGGCCAGGCCAGGCTGCTGATAAAGGAGCGCTTCAACCAGTTCAGAGGCCTGGTGGACGACTGCGAGCTGAGCCGCGGGGAGAAGGTCACCACCTGCACCGACCTGCAGGGCTTCTGGGACATGGTGTACTTCCAG GTGGAAGACGTCAACAGGAAGTTCAATGCCCTGAGAGAAGCGGAGGGCCGCGGCTGGTTGGAGGAGCTGAAGCCGCCCCCACGACAGAGGAGAGCGGTGAAG AAAACGTCGGCCGTTCCCGCCAAGCCGCCAGGAAGCAAAGCTGCAGCTAAGTCTCGCCTGGCGGCGGTGAAAGCTGCCATGAAAGCCCGGCAGCAGGCAGAGAAGGCAGAGGACACAGGGGGCGCTGCTGGCAGGCAGGAGCCACCGGAAGGTCTCTCCCAGCTGGAGAGCCCAGCCAGGCCTCCAA ccCGGCGATCCAGCCGCCTGAGCGTGGCGGCGTTGCCCCAGACGGTGTTGCCCCAGGCTCACCCCTCACCCAGGAGAGTCACCCGCCAGTCCCTTGCATTGACCCAGACCCCCGTTCCTGCTCCCCCCGCTCAGCCTGTCCACTCTGCACAGAAACACCTGGACTGCAAATCCCAGAAGCAGAACGCTTCTCTCTGCTTCTCCCCTGTGAAGGAAGTTCCTTCAGACGAGCCCCAGAACCAGACGAGCCCCAGCCAGCGCTCTGAGCAGGAAACGGCGTCCGAAGACCCGTCAACTCTTTCTGTGGACAACAAAccctgtgatgtcatcagcgCCAGACTCTCCCCATCTTCATGTCAAACTTCTTCTGCAGTCCAACCACTGGCCCGTTCCCCATCCGATCAGGTTCCCATGGAGACCCAGCCGCCCAGCTCTCCCACTCCAGACGCTTCAGTTATTGAG GAAATTCCCGGTTTGGACTTTGAACGTTATTTCCAGCCGTCGCAAAGATGCAGTATGTCACCGGGGGACACTGTTGCCATAGAGATGTCGTCTTCTATGGGAGCGGATGTAGAAATGGAGAGTCCTAAAGGAGAACCTGCTCATCTAGAGCCGG GTGCAGACTGCGCAGTCGGCCCTGCTGCTCTTCACCCCGGACCTGAAGGACCGGATACGCCCGTCCACCTGTCCAAGTGA